The DNA sequence CGAAAATAAACGTTCATGTAGCCAAGCCATAAATCCAGTATAAAGACCTTTAATCATTGGCTTCGTAGTACTTTTTAACCAACTTATTAAGTAACCTTACACCAAAACCTACTGCTCCTCTTGGACAAATGTCAGTACCTTTTTCGTGCCAAGCAGTGCCTGCGATATCTAAATGTGCCCAGCAAGTTTCATTCACAAAACGCTGTAAAAACTGTGCAGCCATTATGCTATCTCCACCAGAGCCTGCAGGAGCGATGTTTTGAACATCAGCAATCGGTGAATCAATAATTTTGTCATAAGTTTCATTCATAGGAAAACGCCATAACTTCTCATTTACTTCATTTCCTGAATCGATTAGACGGTTTGCTAATTCATCATTATTTGAAAAAAGACCAGCATATTCGTTATTTCCAAGTGCAACCACTATAGCACCAGTTAAAGTTGCAAGATCAATCATAAATTTTGGTGAGAATCTGTCTTGTGTATACCATAAAGCATCTGCAAGTATGAGCCTTCCTTCTGCATCGGTGTTCAACACTTCTATTGTCTGTCCAGACATTGAAGTTACTACATCACTTGGTCTTTGAGCATTACCACCTACTGCATTTTCTGCAAGTGCAACCACACCGATCGCATTTACTTTTGCTTTTCGTCCTGCTAAAGCATTCATCACCCCAACCACAGTAGCAGAGCCTGCCATGTCATATTTCATCGACTCCATACCACGTGAAGGTTTGAGTGATACTCCACCAGTGTCAAACGTTATACCTTTACCAACAAAAGCAATTGGCTTTTGTTCTTTAGCAGCCCCATTCCATTTTATCACTACTAATTTTGGTTCTTTACTACTTCCTTGTGCGACTCCAAGCAAGGCTCCCATTTTTTTCTTTTCCATCTGCTTTTTATCAAGCACTTCGATTTCAAGGCCAAGCTTAGTAAGTTCTTTTTTTATATGATCAGCATAAGATTCTGGATATAGAATGTTAGGAGGCTCTGTTATAAAAAAGCGCGCGAGGAATATACTCTCACCTTCTTGTCTTAAGTGCTCAAATGATCTTTCAGCATTACTTAATTGCTCATCTTTTACTAATACGGTAATCTCCTCTACCTCTGTAGTTTTCTCATCCTTTTTAGTTTTATACTTATCAAACTTAAAACTACGCAGAAATGCACCATATGCAACATTTGCTACACTACCTTCGATTAAAACCGCTGCTTTCTTGATTTTTAATCTGCTTAGCTCACAATATATTTTACCACCAATATTTAATTCTTTATTTTCATTCCATTCATCCTTCTTCCCAAGCCCAATAACTATGACATTTTTTTCTTCTGGCAAAGTAATAGAGAAAAATTCACCAAAACTTCCATTGAAATCGCTAAATTGCTTTATATTATCTATGATCTGTTTTCCTTGCAAAACCCCGCCATCATTTACGGTTTCGTTATCCTCAAATAAACCCATTACTATTGTTTTAAAATTGGGCGAAATTTTAGAAATTGTTATTTTCATTGCTGGCATCTCCGTTGCAAATAATTGTAAACTGTACATAAAACATAGCAAAAACATCAGTAAGATATTTTTCATATACATCCTAAGTACAATAACACTCAAGTTTACTATGGACTCCCTTACATGCAAGGGTTTTTATCTTTTATTAGAGAACTTATTATATCCGCCCAAGGTAATGTTAAACATATAGGTTTTTATGACCTGATCACTGTAAGTAAATGGTGTTATGAGAAGGCTTGCAAGCCCGTTACTAACAAAATCTTCAAGAACAGGATCAGCACAATTATCGCAATTATGGTCAGCAAAAAACATTTGCGTTGTGAATTCTGGAAAATCTGGATGTTGAACTAGAAAGTTAATATGTGGAGCTCTATCACCAATTTTACCAGGTGCTATCGTAATAAAATTATAATAGCCAAGATTATTCACTACAAACCTTCCTGATCCAGCAAAATTCGGATCATCCTCTATATTCTTATCGTAATGGTTCACGCCGCGTGAATTCGCGTGCCATATAGAAACTACAGCATTTTGTATTGGTAAACAGTTTATATCAGTAATTCTACCCACTATGTGTATTAATTCTCCTGTTGCACTATTTGGAGAACCAGGTTTCCTTCTTAAATTGTTTGAAGAGCTAAAATTTTTTGGCCTTGCATCAAGGTCATATATTTCTGGAGTTTCAATGCAGTTGAGCAAAACAGGATCAGCTGCAAATAGCGGCAAACTGAATACCGTTTGTACTAAAAGCGCTAATAAGATATTTTTCACATTCATTTCATTTATAATAGACTTCTTGCATAACCATATAACAAACTTTTATTGGGAATAGAAACAAAAAACTTACTTGACAAACCTCTCCAGCCCCCTTACCATGAAACTGAAGGTATTCAGTTATCTTCATTTGTGCAGGTTAAACAGCAAGAAAACAACGTAGTTGGCGTCTTATTTTTAATTTTTTGCACTATGTGCACCTTATGTCTTCACAACATTTCTGGGTTTTTACCTATATAAGCTGAAACGCGCTTATAAGTCGTTTAAGACAGTATAGTACGCCAATTTGCAGGATTAGAGAGTGACAACTAGCTAACACGGGGTTTCTTTTGCCTTTTTTTATTTGGTAAATTCCTTAATATTTATGGCTAAAGGAGCCCAAGATAGGTGTCATTCCAGTGCTTGACACACAGCTGTACGAACATTATCCGTAAAGAGATGTCATCCCAGTCTGGGATCCAATAAGAAAATCTGGTCACGCGCTGGAACTCTTCGAATTCCAGTTATGCAAAATGCTTTCAATACGATAAGTTACTTCAATAATTTGCATATAGTATAATCTTGTGTTTTGGTAAGAATAGTTTTATTCCATCCATCAAGGAGTGTTAAATTGAAATACGTATCACCTTTATAAGTTTTATGAATTTCAGTCATAATAAATTCTGAGATTAGGTTATGCTCTAAAAAAAGATGTACTATCTGCGCTCCACCAATCACAAAAATTTGAGAACTACTTTTAATCAACAGAAACTCTTGCATAGAAGAAACGACAGTACATTTTGGGCCTCTATTAAAACACTTGTTACGAGAGAAAACAATAGGTGTACGATTCTTTAATATGCTTTTAGGTATAGTTTCAAATGTCTTTCTTCCCATCACAATAATTTGTTTGTCAGTCACTTGACAAAAATGTTTGAACTCACTTGGATAATGCCAAGGCAAATCATTATTTATTCCAATTACCCCATGAGGGTCAACAGCCATAATTCCAATAATCTTCATTCCTGTAAGACAGTTTGGGCTACAAAAAATCGCATGTGATCACGCACATTATGCACTCGAAGGAAATCAACCTTATTTTGTAGTATAGCTGATGTAGCAATTGTTTCTAAATCTCTATTAGAGGCAGGTTCTGTGGAAAAAGAAGAAATAAATGACTTTCTGGAATGGCCAACTAAAACCTTGCAGCCAAAATTTTGTAACGTTTCTATACTGCGTAAAATCTGAATATTCTGATACATAGATTTGCCAAAACCAATACCGGGGTCAATAATTATTGAATTTTCATCAAAACCCAGGCCTAGTAGTCTGTTAATGTTCTTCTCTGCCCAATTATTCATGATATCAATTGAGTCAGTGTCATGTGGAATAATGTTGTCCTTATGTGGTGGTATGGAGAGTGAATGCATAATAACGATACTACATCCACTGCTAGCAATTGCTTTTAGAGTATGGTCATTCAGATCTCCCTTCTGATCGTTTACCCAGGCAATGTTGTAGTGCTTCAAAACGTTTAAAATAACGTCTGGCCAAAAACTATCAATGCTGACTTTAATATCACCAGCTTTCATATAATCACTAAGATTATCAAGTACTGGCTTTAGACGTGCATACTCTTTCTCTGGCGTCTGTATTGAAGCTCCAGGTCTTGTTGATTGAGCCCCAAGATCAACTATGCTTGCACCATCTGATACCAGTTGCAATGCCTGCTTGGTTGCTCGATCTGCATCATAATAAAGACCACCATCTGAAAATGAATCAGGGGTAATGTTGACAATACCCATAAGCTTTGGTGAGAGCGTAAAACTTTTTGAAAAACAGTTTTGAACATTAGAAGCAAATGTTTTGTTAACTATTGCCATCAAGTGGAGCAAAAATGGTCTATTTACCAATTCTGGGTGAGGAATTTTAAGGTCAGGTGTGTCGAGCGTTAAGTCACCCCATAACAAAATATCCAAATCAATAATGCGAGGTGCCCATTTTTCATAGACTTGTGAACGGCCAATGTCACATTCGATTTGTTTTAAGCCTTTTAATAGCTCCTCAGGAGAAGAAGAACAACTTCCATAGACAATCATGTTGAGAAATGGCTTGTCCCAATCAGGTGGAGCACCATTTGGTAAAATAGCCTTAGTTTCTAGAATGATCGAAGACTTTAAGTCTTTTAAATAGCGCTCCTTCAGTAACTCAGTAGCCTTTTGTAAATGGGAAAGGCGATTCCCTATGTTTGAGCCAATAGAAATATAGATCATTCTTGCAATTCATTACAGTAAGTAAAAAAAACGCCCCCATGTACACCAGGAACTGGTGGTGCAGTTTTGTGAGTAGTTACCCTGACAGAAGAAATAATATGCTCTTTTTGCATCAAAAGGTCGTTAATCACCCTGTATATATCATGAGTTAAATGTTCGATTAAATTAAATTGCTTGCTCTGAACGAGAGATTGAATGTTCTGCACTACCTCCAAATAGCAAATAGTATCTTTAAGTTGATCAGTTGTAAGCCCTAAAGGAGGAGATTTAAAAGTGAAACCAACATCAATACTCACCAATTGGGGAGAAAACTTCTCTTCTGCGCTACATCCTAAATGAACCCAAAGCCGCAGATCAGATATAAGAAAATTACATACTACCACTGAATTTAGTATCTACTTATAATTAATGACAAACGTTAATGCCATCAAGAAAACCCCATAAGAGTTTTGCTCCTTTTTTAGCACCTTGCATGACTTTCTCTTGCTCTTCTTCGCTTAAATCTGCAATAAGGTTTGCACATTCTTCAGAATGCCACTCATCAGCTTCCATATGAACGGTAAAAAATTTGAGAGAACGTTCGTCGTTTATTGAATAGTGTTTTTTCAGGCCTTCGATTTTAGACTTAGAAATTTCCGGAGTTTGACGTTCGTAAGCATACAAAGCTCCAAGACCTTCTGCAAAACCTGATCTTACAATGTCAAAATAACCATCAACTAATTCTTGCGTCTCCTTAACCTGTACATCTTCAAAAAGATTAGGCCTTGCTACTCCCAGCCCTTCAGCAAAACGCTGCCATAATTCTGGGTGATTCTCATCACCTTGTTCTTCCTCTATTAAATTACCAAGTAAAACTTGCCGCATCTTTAGACTTGAACATAAAGAATGTATACCGCTGATATAACGAGGAAAAGCAGCAACATGGTGATAATATTCCTTAGCATAGGTTTGTAAAGCCTGCATGCTTAAGCTACCTTCATTCCATGACTGGTAAAACGGATGTTTTAATAAGTGTAAACTATCTAATTGATTATTAAGTGATTGAACAAATGTCATAAATAAACAAAAAACTATTTCAGGCTACGCTTAGGTTCACCAGATGTCAAGAGACATTTCTCACCACCTTATCTCCGATTACAGAATTGTGCTCATCAAGTGAGCATAATTCCTGAGCTAATTTCACTCTTTTTAGAATTCACAGATCGAAAAGAAGGGA is a window from the Wolbachia endosymbiont of Armadillidium arcangelii genome containing:
- a CDS encoding leucyl aminopeptidase translates to MKITISKISPNFKTIVMGLFEDNETVNDGGVLQGKQIIDNIKQFSDFNGSFGEFFSITLPEEKNVIVIGLGKKDEWNENKELNIGGKIYCELSRLKIKKAAVLIEGSVANVAYGAFLRSFKFDKYKTKKDEKTTEVEEITVLVKDEQLSNAERSFEHLRQEGESIFLARFFITEPPNILYPESYADHIKKELTKLGLEIEVLDKKQMEKKKMGALLGVAQGSSKEPKLVVIKWNGAAKEQKPIAFVGKGITFDTGGVSLKPSRGMESMKYDMAGSATVVGVMNALAGRKAKVNAIGVVALAENAVGGNAQRPSDVVTSMSGQTIEVLNTDAEGRLILADALWYTQDRFSPKFMIDLATLTGAIVVALGNNEYAGLFSNNDELANRLIDSGNEVNEKLWRFPMNETYDKIIDSPIADVQNIAPAGSGGDSIMAAQFLQRFVNETCWAHLDIAGTAWHEKGTDICPRGAVGFGVRLLNKLVKKYYEAND
- a CDS encoding protocatechuate 3,4-dioxygenase, translated to MNVKNILLALLVQTVFSLPLFAADPVLLNCIETPEIYDLDARPKNFSSSNNLRRKPGSPNSATGELIHIVGRITDINCLPIQNAVVSIWHANSRGVNHYDKNIEDDPNFAGSGRFVVNNLGYYNFITIAPGKIGDRAPHINFLVQHPDFPEFTTQMFFADHNCDNCADPVLEDFVSNGLASLLITPFTYSDQVIKTYMFNITLGGYNKFSNKR
- a CDS encoding dihydrofolate reductase, which encodes MKIIGIMAVDPHGVIGINNDLPWHYPSEFKHFCQVTDKQIIVMGRKTFETIPKSILKNRTPIVFSRNKCFNRGPKCTVVSSMQEFLLIKSSSQIFVIGGAQIVHLFLEHNLISEFIMTEIHKTYKGDTYFNLTLLDGWNKTILTKTQDYTICKLLK
- the folP gene encoding dihydropteroate synthase — translated: MIYISIGSNIGNRLSHLQKATELLKERYLKDLKSSIILETKAILPNGAPPDWDKPFLNMIVYGSCSSSPEELLKGLKQIECDIGRSQVYEKWAPRIIDLDILLWGDLTLDTPDLKIPHPELVNRPFLLHLMAIVNKTFASNVQNCFSKSFTLSPKLMGIVNITPDSFSDGGLYYDADRATKQALQLVSDGASIVDLGAQSTRPGASIQTPEKEYARLKPVLDNLSDYMKAGDIKVSIDSFWPDVILNVLKHYNIAWVNDQKGDLNDHTLKAIASSGCSIVIMHSLSIPPHKDNIIPHDTDSIDIMNNWAEKNINRLLGLGFDENSIIIDPGIGFGKSMYQNIQILRSIETLQNFGCKVLVGHSRKSFISSFSTEPASNRDLETIATSAILQNKVDFLRVHNVRDHMRFFVAQTVLQE
- a CDS encoding dihydroneopterin aldolase, with translation MVVCNFLISDLRLWVHLGCSAEEKFSPQLVSIDVGFTFKSPPLGLTTDQLKDTICYLEVVQNIQSLVQSKQFNLIEHLTHDIYRVINDLLMQKEHIISSVRVTTHKTAPPVPGVHGGVFFTYCNELQE
- a CDS encoding CADD family putative folate metabolism protein encodes the protein MTFVQSLNNQLDSLHLLKHPFYQSWNEGSLSMQALQTYAKEYYHHVAAFPRYISGIHSLCSSLKMRQVLLGNLIEEEQGDENHPELWQRFAEGLGVARPNLFEDVQVKETQELVDGYFDIVRSGFAEGLGALYAYERQTPEISKSKIEGLKKHYSINDERSLKFFTVHMEADEWHSEECANLIADLSEEEQEKVMQGAKKGAKLLWGFLDGINVCH